In the genome of Streptomyces racemochromogenes, one region contains:
- a CDS encoding HelD family protein → MSNTEFQGEQEFITELYARLEDLRDQAERAVQGALGEAGTGLQARLERDVLVAEQSGLLSALNSAEHGLCFGRLEFSDGRDHHIGRIGIRQDDAERTPLVLDWRAEAARPFYLATGHVPMGLRRRRHITTQGRRVTALHDEILDLADTERTGYEGADADAVLLAALDAARTGRMHDIVRTIQADQDRIIRSPHQGVLVVEGGPGTGKTAVALHRAAYLLYAQRELLAKRGVLIVGPNPAFLGYIGGVLPALGETGVLLASPGDLYPGLRATGTDRPGAAAVKGRAAMADVLARVVADRQTLPEAVPAGSGEDSAVVPEPALEIAHDDYGTLLLDRTMAHAARDRARSTALPHNLARPYFAFAVIDALTEQLADRLGADPYGGPNLLGPDDVAQLGKDIATSSEVHAAIDTLWPDLTPEQLVSDFLADPTHLPAEDARLIRRTSGQWTPADVPLLDEAAELLGVDDTAREAAAARDRLERIAYAQGVLDLSQGSESYEFEDMESEYLAAHDIIDAERMAERHEEADHRTTAERAAADRTWAFGHVIVDEAQELSEMAWRLLMRRCPTRSMTLVGDPAQTGEEAACGSWKQILDPYVGDRWEHVRLGVNYRTPAEIMELAAGVLRAHRPGFEPPRSVRSTGVRPWVREAAALPGAVAEAVRDGAPAEGRLAVIAPRPLHQALAAALPGVRAGEQPDLTRPVVLLDARQAKGLEFDTVIVAEPGDLDPSDLYVALTRATQHLGVVHTGRLPEGLTG, encoded by the coding sequence TTGTCAAACACCGAATTTCAGGGCGAGCAGGAATTCATCACCGAGCTCTACGCGCGCCTCGAAGACCTGCGGGACCAGGCCGAACGGGCGGTCCAGGGCGCCCTGGGAGAGGCCGGCACCGGCCTCCAGGCCCGACTGGAAAGGGACGTCCTGGTCGCCGAGCAGTCCGGCCTGCTTTCCGCCCTGAACTCCGCCGAACACGGTCTGTGTTTCGGCCGGCTGGAGTTCTCCGACGGCCGCGACCACCACATCGGCCGCATCGGGATCAGGCAGGACGACGCCGAACGCACCCCGCTCGTCCTCGACTGGCGCGCCGAAGCCGCCCGGCCCTTCTACCTCGCCACCGGCCACGTCCCGATGGGCCTGCGCCGCCGGCGCCACATCACCACCCAGGGGCGCCGGGTCACCGCCCTGCACGACGAGATCCTCGACCTCGCCGACACCGAGCGCACCGGCTACGAGGGCGCGGACGCCGACGCCGTGCTGCTCGCCGCACTCGACGCCGCCCGCACCGGCCGCATGCACGACATCGTCCGGACCATCCAGGCCGACCAGGACCGCATCATCCGCTCCCCGCACCAGGGCGTCCTCGTCGTGGAGGGCGGCCCCGGCACCGGCAAGACCGCCGTGGCCCTGCACCGCGCCGCCTACCTCCTCTACGCCCAGCGCGAGCTGCTCGCCAAGCGCGGCGTGCTGATCGTCGGCCCCAACCCCGCCTTCCTCGGCTACATCGGCGGGGTGCTGCCCGCCCTCGGCGAGACCGGGGTGCTCCTCGCCTCCCCCGGCGACCTCTACCCGGGCCTGCGGGCCACCGGCACCGACCGCCCCGGCGCCGCCGCCGTCAAGGGCCGCGCGGCCATGGCCGACGTCCTCGCCCGGGTCGTCGCCGACCGGCAGACGCTCCCCGAGGCCGTGCCCGCCGGCAGCGGCGAGGACAGCGCGGTCGTCCCCGAACCCGCGCTGGAGATCGCCCACGACGACTACGGCACCCTGCTGCTCGACCGGACCATGGCCCACGCCGCCCGCGACCGGGCCCGCAGCACCGCCCTGCCCCACAACCTGGCCCGCCCCTACTTCGCGTTCGCGGTCATCGACGCACTCACCGAACAGCTCGCCGACCGGCTGGGCGCCGACCCCTACGGCGGCCCCAACCTGCTCGGCCCGGACGACGTCGCCCAGCTCGGCAAGGACATCGCCACCAGCTCCGAGGTCCACGCGGCCATCGACACGCTCTGGCCGGACCTCACCCCCGAGCAGCTCGTATCCGACTTCCTGGCGGACCCCACCCACCTGCCCGCCGAGGACGCCCGGCTGATCCGCCGCACCTCGGGCCAGTGGACCCCGGCCGACGTCCCCCTCCTCGACGAGGCCGCCGAGCTCCTCGGCGTCGACGACACCGCCCGCGAGGCCGCCGCCGCCCGCGACCGGCTGGAGCGCATCGCCTACGCGCAGGGCGTCCTCGACCTCTCCCAGGGCTCGGAGTCCTACGAGTTCGAGGACATGGAGAGCGAGTACCTGGCCGCCCACGACATCATCGACGCCGAGCGGATGGCCGAACGCCACGAGGAGGCCGACCACCGCACCACCGCCGAGCGAGCCGCCGCCGACCGCACCTGGGCCTTCGGCCACGTCATCGTCGACGAGGCGCAGGAGCTGTCCGAGATGGCCTGGCGGCTGCTGATGCGCCGCTGCCCGACCCGCTCCATGACCCTGGTGGGCGACCCCGCGCAGACCGGCGAGGAGGCGGCCTGCGGCTCCTGGAAGCAGATCCTCGACCCCTACGTCGGCGACCGCTGGGAACACGTACGGCTCGGCGTCAACTACCGGACGCCCGCCGAGATCATGGAGCTGGCGGCCGGAGTGCTCCGCGCCCACCGGCCCGGCTTCGAACCGCCCCGCTCCGTGCGCTCCACCGGCGTGCGCCCCTGGGTGCGGGAGGCGGCCGCCCTCCCCGGCGCCGTCGCCGAAGCCGTCCGCGACGGCGCGCCCGCCGAGGGCCGGCTCGCGGTGATCGCCCCGCGCCCCCTGCACCAGGCCCTCGCCGCGGCACTGCCCGGCGTACGGGCGGGGGAGCAGCCGGACCTCACCCGGCCGGTGGTCCTGCTGGACGCCCGCCAGGCCAAGGGGCTGGAGTTCGACACGGTGATCGTGGCCGAGCCCGGCGACCTCGACCCGAGCGACCTCTACGTCGCCCTCACCCGCGCCACCCAGCACCTCGGGGTGGTGCACACCGGCCGCCTCCCCGAAGGGCTGACCGGCTGA
- a CDS encoding cytochrome P450 family protein, with protein MPLVDITSSAPDFDRDPHSFYAALRAAGPVHQVRGPGPEQDAYWIVVGYEEARQALTHPDLLKDWRTSGLYPDIEPSAASSNMLEADPPHHTRLRRLVAREFTARRVEAMRPRVQRITDELLDAMAARPGRSADLVEALAFPLPMTVICELLGVPDLDRERFRRWSNEIVAPRPQTTNEEAFAQLTSYLTDLVAEKAKSPGEDLLSALIRTRDEDGDSLSPDELIGMAFLLLVAGHETTVNLISNGARALFAHPDQLAALRADCDGLLGGAVEEMLRYDGPVQNATYRYAARDVELGGVRIPSGSVVLASLAGAGRDPARFAEPDVFDIRRAPGGHLAFGHGLHFCLGAPLARMEGRIAVRSLLERFPALEADPAGGPLEWIPGTLMHGVTRLPVRW; from the coding sequence ATGCCCCTCGTCGACATCACCTCCAGCGCCCCCGACTTCGACCGCGACCCGCACTCCTTCTACGCGGCCCTGCGCGCCGCCGGGCCGGTCCACCAGGTCAGGGGCCCCGGACCCGAACAGGACGCGTACTGGATCGTCGTCGGGTACGAGGAGGCACGCCAGGCCCTCACCCACCCCGACCTGCTCAAGGACTGGCGCACCTCCGGGCTGTATCCGGACATCGAGCCCAGCGCCGCGAGCTCCAACATGCTCGAGGCCGACCCGCCCCACCACACCCGGCTGCGCCGCCTGGTGGCCCGGGAGTTCACCGCCCGCCGGGTGGAGGCGATGCGCCCCCGCGTCCAGCGGATCACGGACGAGCTGCTGGACGCGATGGCCGCCCGCCCCGGGCGCTCCGCCGACCTGGTCGAGGCCCTCGCCTTCCCGCTCCCCATGACGGTGATCTGCGAGCTCCTCGGCGTCCCCGACCTCGACCGCGAACGCTTCCGCCGCTGGTCCAACGAAATCGTCGCGCCCCGCCCGCAGACCACGAACGAAGAGGCGTTCGCCCAGCTCACCTCCTACCTCACCGACCTCGTCGCCGAGAAGGCCAAGTCCCCGGGCGAGGACCTGCTCAGCGCCCTGATCCGCACCCGCGACGAGGACGGCGACTCGCTCTCCCCCGACGAACTCATCGGAATGGCCTTCCTGCTGCTCGTCGCCGGCCACGAGACCACCGTCAACCTCATCTCCAACGGCGCGAGGGCCCTGTTCGCGCACCCGGACCAGCTGGCCGCCCTCCGCGCCGACTGCGACGGCCTGCTCGGCGGGGCCGTGGAGGAGATGCTCCGCTACGACGGCCCCGTGCAGAACGCCACCTACCGGTACGCCGCCAGGGACGTGGAGCTCGGCGGCGTCCGCATCCCCTCCGGGTCGGTCGTGCTGGCCTCCCTCGCGGGCGCCGGCCGGGACCCGGCCCGCTTCGCCGAACCCGACGTGTTCGACATCCGCCGCGCCCCCGGCGGCCACCTCGCCTTCGGGCACGGGCTGCACTTCTGCCTCGGCGCGCCGCTGGCCCGCATGGAGGGCCGCATCGCCGTCCGCAGCCTGCTGGAACGGTTCCCCGCCCTGGAAGCCGACCCGGCCGGCGGCCCCCTGGAGTGGATCCCCGGCACCCTGATGCACGGCGTGACCCGGCTGCCGGTGCGCTGGTAG
- a CDS encoding VWA domain-containing protein produces MITRKRLAAGACGLFVALTAGLLPSTAAAADGPAKEPPKVELVLDVSGSMRANDIDGQSRMAAAKQAFNEVLDAVPDEVRLGIRTLGATYPGDDRALGCKDTKQLYPVGTVNRTEAKTAVATLAPTGWTPIGPALQAAAQDLEGGNATRRIVLITDGEDTCAPLDPCEVAREIAAKGIHLVVDTLGLVPDAKTRAQLTCIAEATGGTYTSVTHTAELSGRVRQLVDRAADPVATPVATEGAKQCASAPLLKAGLYSDRETFGEHRWYKVDVRPGQELRASVSIGADRAVNNDYGVLLRATTVHGREIVRGSEAGDGRTDVISTGLRYPKPELDGDDKEKTETVCLQVSNSFAAGPAVKTTPGMPVELTIDLVDGPAGGSDAASFGLGRGWWLIGLLVLTGLLAGLVWGWISRWRISVWRTN; encoded by the coding sequence ATGATCACAAGAAAACGACTGGCGGCAGGGGCCTGCGGCCTGTTCGTCGCCTTGACCGCGGGACTCCTCCCGTCGACCGCGGCCGCCGCCGACGGACCGGCCAAGGAGCCGCCGAAGGTCGAGCTCGTGCTCGACGTCAGCGGGTCCATGCGCGCGAACGACATCGACGGCCAGTCCCGCATGGCCGCCGCGAAGCAGGCCTTCAACGAGGTCCTCGACGCGGTACCCGACGAAGTCCGCCTGGGCATAAGGACCCTGGGCGCCACCTACCCCGGCGACGACCGGGCCCTCGGCTGCAAGGACACCAAGCAGCTCTACCCCGTCGGCACGGTGAACCGCACCGAGGCGAAGACCGCCGTGGCCACCCTCGCGCCCACCGGCTGGACACCCATCGGGCCGGCCCTCCAGGCCGCCGCCCAGGACCTGGAGGGCGGCAACGCCACCCGCAGGATCGTCCTCATCACCGACGGCGAGGACACCTGCGCCCCGCTCGACCCCTGCGAGGTGGCCCGCGAGATCGCCGCCAAGGGCATCCACCTCGTCGTGGACACCCTCGGCCTCGTCCCCGACGCCAAGACCCGCGCCCAGCTCACCTGCATCGCGGAGGCCACCGGGGGCACCTACACCTCGGTGACCCACACCGCCGAACTCTCCGGCAGGGTCAGACAGCTCGTCGACCGCGCGGCCGACCCCGTCGCCACCCCCGTCGCCACCGAGGGCGCCAAGCAGTGCGCGAGCGCCCCGCTGCTGAAGGCCGGCCTCTACAGCGACCGCGAGACCTTCGGCGAGCACCGCTGGTACAAGGTCGACGTCCGTCCCGGCCAGGAGCTGCGCGCCTCGGTCAGCATCGGCGCCGACCGCGCCGTCAACAACGACTACGGCGTCCTGCTGCGCGCGACCACCGTCCACGGCCGGGAGATCGTGCGCGGCTCCGAGGCCGGCGACGGCCGCACCGACGTGATCTCCACCGGCCTGCGCTACCCGAAGCCCGAACTCGACGGGGACGACAAGGAGAAGACCGAGACCGTCTGCCTCCAGGTCAGCAACTCCTTCGCCGCCGGCCCGGCCGTCAAGACCACCCCCGGCATGCCCGTAGAGCTCACCATCGACCTCGTCGACGGCCCCGCCGGCGGCTCCGACGCCGCCTCCTTCGGCCTCGGCCGCGGCTGGTGGCTGATCGGCCTGCTGGTGCTGACCGGCCTGCTCGCCGGTCTGGTCTGGGGCTGGATCTCGCGCTGGCGCATCTCCGTCTGGAGGACCAACTGA
- a CDS encoding MurR/RpiR family transcriptional regulator, whose amino-acid sequence MSSGQQARAQAAAITPGGTPPGQEKPPADRLLALFDGHRLSPGQRRIAQYLIDHLTEAAFLSITELAERVGVSQPSVTRFAASLGFSGYPALRDVLQPIALSAVAGTPDTKEQIRQNELQAAVDAEIENLENVRRLLADTNQVLEIGRELARSVPLTVLGLRISVSLAEYFAYAARRIHPDVRLVTRGGSVAYDALLQCRAAGGTWVLAFAMPRHANETLAALRAARSTGLKVVLITDPTVGPLVEAADVVLTAGTGSRLVFDSYAAPGMLSAALLQAMADADPERTQARLEQYEQVADQHGFFL is encoded by the coding sequence GTGTCATCGGGGCAGCAGGCACGCGCGCAGGCGGCCGCGATCACGCCCGGCGGGACCCCGCCGGGGCAGGAGAAGCCGCCGGCGGACCGGCTCCTCGCGCTCTTCGACGGCCACCGCCTCTCACCCGGACAGCGGCGGATCGCCCAGTACCTGATCGACCACCTCACCGAGGCGGCCTTCCTCTCCATCACCGAGCTCGCGGAGCGCGTGGGCGTCAGCCAGCCCTCCGTGACCCGCTTCGCCGCCTCCCTCGGGTTCAGCGGGTACCCGGCCCTGCGCGACGTGCTCCAGCCGATCGCCCTGTCGGCCGTCGCCGGCACCCCGGACACCAAGGAGCAGATCCGGCAGAACGAGCTCCAGGCCGCCGTCGACGCCGAGATCGAGAACCTCGAGAACGTGCGGCGGCTGCTGGCGGACACCAACCAGGTCCTGGAGATCGGCCGCGAGCTCGCCCGGTCCGTGCCCCTGACCGTGCTGGGGCTGCGGATCTCGGTCTCCCTGGCGGAGTACTTCGCCTACGCGGCCCGCCGCATCCACCCCGACGTCCGCCTCGTGACCAGGGGCGGCAGCGTGGCCTACGACGCCCTGCTCCAGTGCCGGGCGGCCGGCGGGACCTGGGTGCTGGCCTTCGCCATGCCCCGGCACGCCAACGAGACCCTGGCCGCCCTGCGCGCGGCCCGCAGCACGGGGCTGAAGGTCGTCCTGATCACGGACCCGACCGTCGGCCCGCTGGTGGAGGCGGCCGACGTGGTGCTGACCGCCGGTACCGGTTCCCGGCTGGTGTTCGACTCGTACGCGGCCCCCGGCATGCTCTCCGCCGCCCTGCTCCAGGCGATGGCCGACGCGGACCCCGAGCGCACCCAGGCGCGGCTGGAGCAGTACGAGCAGGTCGCCGACCAGCACGGTTTCTTCCTGTAA
- a CDS encoding phospholipase D-like domain-containing protein, which produces MARTVRTTALSLTLSFALLPAAPAFAASPTPHLDSVEQTLRQVSPGLEGSVWERTAGNSLGASAPGGSDWLLQTPGCWGDPSCTDRPGSRRLLDKTRQDIAQARQSVDISTLAPFPNGGFQDAVVAGLKEAVAKGNRLQVRILVGAAPIYHANVIPSSYRDEMVARLGPAAANVTLNVASMTTSKTGFSWNHSKLVVVDGGSVITGGINSWKDDYLDTAHPVNDVDLALSGPAAGSAGRYLDTLWDWTCRNKSSWSSVWFASSNNAGCMPTLPRPAAPAGGGDVPALAVGGLGVGIRQSDPASAFKPVLPTAPDTKCGIGVHDNTNADRDYDTVNPEESALRALVASANSHVEISQQDLNATCPPLPRYDIRLYDTLAAKLAAGVKVRIVVSDPANRGAVGSDGYSQIKSLNEVSDALRGRLTALTGDERTSKAAMCQNLQLATFRASDKATWADGKPYAQHHKLVSVDDSAFYIGSKNLYPSWLQDFGYVVESPAAANQLKDSLLAPQWKYSQATATYDYARGLCQA; this is translated from the coding sequence TTGGCACGCACCGTCCGCACGACGGCCCTCTCGCTCACCCTCTCCTTCGCGCTGCTCCCCGCCGCGCCGGCCTTCGCCGCCTCGCCGACCCCGCACCTGGACTCGGTCGAGCAGACCCTGCGCCAGGTCTCCCCCGGCCTCGAGGGCTCGGTCTGGGAGCGCACCGCCGGCAACAGCCTCGGCGCCTCGGCCCCCGGCGGCTCCGACTGGCTGCTCCAGACCCCCGGATGCTGGGGCGACCCGTCCTGCACCGACCGTCCGGGCTCGCGCCGGCTGCTGGACAAGACCCGGCAGGACATCGCCCAGGCCCGGCAGAGCGTGGACATATCCACCCTGGCCCCGTTCCCCAACGGCGGCTTCCAGGACGCGGTCGTGGCCGGCCTCAAGGAGGCCGTGGCGAAGGGCAACCGGCTCCAGGTCCGCATCCTGGTGGGCGCCGCGCCGATCTACCACGCCAACGTGATCCCGTCCTCGTACCGCGACGAGATGGTGGCCAGGCTCGGCCCGGCGGCCGCGAACGTCACCCTCAACGTGGCCTCGATGACCACCTCCAAGACCGGCTTCTCCTGGAACCACTCCAAGCTCGTGGTGGTGGACGGCGGTTCGGTGATCACCGGCGGCATCAACAGCTGGAAGGACGACTACCTCGACACCGCCCACCCGGTGAACGACGTCGACCTCGCGCTGTCCGGTCCGGCGGCGGGCTCGGCCGGCCGCTACCTCGACACCCTGTGGGACTGGACCTGCCGCAACAAGTCCAGCTGGAGCAGCGTCTGGTTCGCCTCCTCGAACAACGCCGGCTGCATGCCCACCCTGCCCCGTCCGGCCGCGCCGGCCGGCGGCGGTGACGTCCCCGCCCTCGCGGTCGGCGGCCTCGGCGTCGGCATCCGCCAGAGCGACCCGGCGTCGGCGTTCAAGCCGGTCCTGCCGACGGCCCCCGACACCAAGTGCGGCATCGGCGTGCACGACAACACCAACGCCGACCGGGACTACGACACGGTCAACCCGGAGGAGAGCGCCCTGCGCGCGCTGGTCGCCAGTGCGAACAGCCACGTCGAGATCTCCCAGCAGGACCTGAACGCGACCTGCCCGCCGCTGCCCCGCTACGACATCCGGCTCTACGACACGCTCGCCGCGAAGCTCGCGGCCGGCGTGAAGGTCCGCATCGTGGTCAGCGACCCGGCGAACCGCGGCGCGGTCGGCAGCGACGGCTACTCGCAGATCAAGTCCCTGAACGAGGTGAGCGACGCGCTGCGCGGCCGCCTCACGGCCCTCACCGGCGACGAGCGCACCTCGAAGGCCGCGATGTGCCAGAACCTCCAGCTGGCGACCTTCCGCGCCTCGGACAAGGCGACGTGGGCGGACGGGAAGCCGTACGCCCAGCACCACAAGCTGGTCTCGGTGGACGACTCGGCCTTCTACATCGGCTCGAAGAACCTGTACCCGTCCTGGCTCCAGGACTTCGGCTACGTCGTCGAGAGCCCGGCCGCCGCGAACCAGCTGAAGGACTCCCTGCTGGCTCCGCAGTGGAAGTACTCGCAGGCGACCGCGACGTACGACTACGCGCGCGGCCTCTGCCAGGCCTGA
- a CDS encoding aryl-sulfate sulfotransferase, with the protein MTVDQNTLRRRGTGLRAHDPARSYGGYTLYTPITSDGTIHLVDIEGKPVHTWNSPHPPGRQAQLLPNGNLFYAAKDTSGPTLFPIWDVYHGGIFQELAPDSTVLREARHPFHHHDASILRNGNLLITGVEPLSAADAARIRGGIPGSEAPGGVIYGDVVYELTWDGEVLWRWAAIEHLDPEEVPLNPHFAREHWPMANTVNELADGGIVVGFRSASTTVAVDRADGSVRWRIGPDVLAQQHHPHELPGGTILVFDNGTYRDTTSVPYSRVLELDPVSGAEVWSYEDNPPQNFFSPYMSSAQRLPNGNTFVAEGSFGRLFEVTPEGDVVWEFVVPEFGSFSRGTGLESSRGAQNSVFRAYRYGADEIAWL; encoded by the coding sequence ATGACCGTCGACCAGAACACCCTGCGCCGCCGCGGCACCGGACTGCGCGCCCACGACCCCGCGCGCAGCTACGGCGGCTACACCCTCTACACCCCCATCACCAGCGACGGCACGATCCACCTCGTGGACATCGAGGGCAAGCCGGTCCACACCTGGAACTCCCCGCACCCGCCGGGCCGGCAGGCGCAGCTCCTCCCGAACGGCAACCTCTTCTACGCGGCGAAGGACACCTCCGGTCCGACCCTCTTCCCGATCTGGGACGTCTACCACGGCGGCATCTTCCAGGAGCTGGCCCCGGACTCCACGGTGCTGCGCGAGGCCCGGCACCCCTTCCACCACCACGACGCCTCGATCCTGCGCAACGGCAACCTGCTCATCACCGGCGTGGAGCCGCTGTCGGCGGCCGACGCCGCCCGGATCCGCGGCGGGATCCCCGGTTCGGAGGCTCCGGGCGGGGTGATCTACGGGGACGTGGTGTACGAGCTGACCTGGGACGGCGAGGTGCTGTGGCGCTGGGCGGCCATCGAGCACCTGGACCCCGAGGAGGTGCCGCTGAACCCGCACTTCGCCCGTGAGCACTGGCCGATGGCCAACACGGTCAACGAGCTCGCCGACGGCGGGATCGTGGTGGGCTTCCGCAGCGCTTCGACGACGGTGGCCGTGGACCGCGCGGACGGCTCGGTCCGCTGGCGGATCGGCCCGGACGTGCTGGCGCAGCAGCACCACCCGCACGAACTGCCCGGCGGCACCATCCTGGTGTTCGACAACGGGACCTACCGCGACACCACCTCGGTGCCGTACTCGCGGGTGCTGGAGCTGGATCCGGTCAGCGGCGCGGAGGTGTGGTCGTACGAGGACAACCCGCCGCAGAACTTCTTCAGCCCGTACATGTCCAGCGCGCAGCGCCTGCCGAACGGGAACACCTTCGTGGCGGAGGGCTCCTTCGGCCGGCTCTTCGAGGTGACCCCGGAGGGCGACGTGGTCTGGGAGTTCGTGGTCCCGGAGTTCGGCTCGTTCAGCCGGGGCACGGGCCTGGAGTCCTCGCGCGGCGCCCAGAACTCGGTGTTCCGCGCCTACCGCTACGGCGCGGACGAGATCGCCTGGCTCTGA
- a CDS encoding NrtA/SsuA/CpmA family ABC transporter substrate-binding protein: MSRPRSRPRAVAAVLFAALLSLLATACAQSPEGSGRRAVTVAGSDQLGGAPVYLAQERGLWAEEGLDATVTTLSTGRDALNAVLGGQAQFGVVGDLPAVTAALGGRDVRIVADLSRFSDWRLLTRTDRGITGFAALKGRKVGVPQGTNVEYALSRMLASERLTPADVTVVNLAPNQVAAALARGDIDAGLTFPSFYDAARTALADRYAEVPFSGYTARTLLVSGPSADDAAATAVLRTVLRAQRAAAADPAAARTAVVAQSKGALQAGYVDAFHPRYTYGASMTPELLAQLADEAAWAKAAQNLPGAADQQALRERLRPAPLAAADPAAVTLR; the protein is encoded by the coding sequence ATGAGCCGTCCCCGAAGCAGACCCCGCGCGGTAGCCGCCGTGCTGTTCGCCGCCCTGCTGTCCCTGCTCGCCACCGCCTGCGCGCAGTCCCCGGAGGGGAGCGGGCGGCGGGCCGTGACCGTGGCCGGCAGTGACCAGCTCGGCGGCGCGCCCGTGTACCTCGCGCAGGAGCGGGGGCTCTGGGCCGAGGAGGGGCTCGACGCCACCGTGACCACCCTGTCCACCGGGCGGGACGCGCTCAACGCCGTCCTCGGCGGCCAGGCGCAGTTCGGCGTCGTCGGCGACCTTCCCGCGGTGACGGCCGCGCTCGGCGGGCGGGACGTGCGGATCGTGGCCGACCTCTCGCGGTTCTCCGACTGGCGGCTGCTGACCCGTACCGACCGCGGGATCACCGGTTTCGCCGCGCTCAAGGGGCGCAAGGTCGGGGTCCCGCAGGGCACCAACGTCGAGTACGCCCTGAGCCGGATGCTCGCCTCGGAGCGGCTGACCCCGGCCGACGTCACCGTGGTCAACCTGGCCCCGAACCAGGTCGCGGCGGCACTCGCCCGCGGCGACATCGACGCCGGGCTCACCTTCCCCAGCTTCTACGACGCCGCCCGCACCGCCCTCGCCGACCGCTACGCCGAGGTCCCCTTCTCCGGCTACACCGCCCGCACCCTGCTCGTCTCGGGCCCCTCCGCCGACGACGCCGCGGCCACCGCCGTGCTGCGTACGGTGCTGCGCGCGCAGCGGGCCGCCGCGGCGGATCCGGCGGCCGCGCGGACCGCCGTCGTCGCCCAGTCCAAGGGCGCGCTCCAGGCCGGCTACGTCGACGCCTTCCACCCCCGCTACACGTACGGCGCGAGCATGACCCCCGAGCTGCTCGCCCAGCTGGCCGACGAGGCCGCCTGGGCCAAGGCCGCCCAGAACCTGCCCGGCGCCGCCGACCAGCAGGCCCTGCGCGAACGGCTGCGCCCCGCACCCCTGGCGGCGGCCGACCCGGCCGCCGTCACCCTGCGCTGA
- a CDS encoding ABC transporter ATP-binding protein, with protein sequence MSLEVRLEGLTVGYGAAPVLERTDLVFPAGSFTALLGPSGCGKSTVLNTVAGFVRPASGRVTAGSVPVEGPGPERGVVFQHYALFPWRTARGNVEFALKRLGLPRRERRERALAALAEVGLADGAHKYPAQLSGGMQQRVALARALAAEPEVLLMDEPFGALDALTRGRMQDLLRELWRRSGTTVLFVTHDIDEALALAGRVVVLGASPGRVLADHPVPPGPPDPDLRALIARHLTTP encoded by the coding sequence ATGAGCCTCGAGGTACGCCTGGAGGGGCTGACGGTGGGCTACGGCGCGGCGCCCGTGCTGGAGCGGACGGACCTGGTGTTCCCGGCGGGGTCGTTCACGGCGCTGCTGGGGCCCAGCGGCTGCGGCAAGTCCACGGTGCTGAACACGGTGGCCGGCTTCGTCCGCCCCGCGTCGGGCCGGGTGACGGCGGGGTCCGTGCCGGTGGAGGGGCCGGGCCCCGAGCGGGGGGTGGTCTTCCAGCACTACGCGCTGTTCCCGTGGCGCACGGCCCGGGGCAACGTCGAGTTCGCGCTGAAACGGCTCGGGCTGCCGCGCCGGGAGCGCCGCGAACGGGCGCTGGCCGCGCTCGCGGAGGTCGGCCTGGCGGACGGGGCGCACAAGTACCCGGCCCAGCTGTCGGGCGGGATGCAGCAGCGCGTCGCCCTGGCCCGGGCGCTGGCGGCGGAACCGGAGGTGCTGCTGATGGACGAGCCGTTCGGGGCGCTGGACGCGCTGACCCGGGGCCGGATGCAGGACCTGCTGCGGGAGCTGTGGCGGCGCAGCGGGACCACGGTGCTGTTCGTGACGCACGACATCGACGAAGCGCTCGCCCTGGCCGGGCGGGTGGTGGTGCTGGGCGCCTCCCCGGGCCGGGTCCTGGCGGACCACCCCGTCCCCCCGGGCCCCCCGGACCCGGACCTCCGCGCCCTGATAGCCCGCCACCTGACCACCCCCTGA